A portion of the Burkholderia sp. GAS332 genome contains these proteins:
- a CDS encoding putrescine transport system ATP-binding protein: MNSTTLKSTAGAAQTARPAPTTKSKSDEFVRIENVVKKFGDSTAVDNVNLSIAKNELFALLGSSGCGKSTLLRMLAGLETVTSGRIFVDGEDLAAMPPYKRPVNMMFQSYALFPHMTVESNIAFGLKQEGTPKNEIKERVADVLNLVQMSKYAQRKPHQLSGGQQQRVALARSLVKRPKLLLLDEPMSALDKQIRQKTQLELVNIIDKVDVTCVMVTHDQEEAMTMAGRLAVMSEGRIVQIGSPSQVYEFPNSRFSAEFIGSTNLFEGTVVADEPDHIFVESEDLESQIYVSHGITGPLGMPVGISVRPERVKVSLDKPSTPHNWARGVVSDVAYMGSYSLYHVRLPSGKTVVSNLSSSHLMSEGAPSYNDDVFIYWSPASGVVLTQ; encoded by the coding sequence ATGAACTCGACGACCTTAAAAAGCACGGCCGGCGCCGCCCAGACGGCCCGCCCCGCACCGACGACAAAATCGAAATCGGACGAATTCGTTCGCATTGAAAATGTCGTGAAGAAATTCGGCGACAGCACCGCTGTCGATAACGTCAACCTGAGCATTGCGAAGAACGAACTGTTCGCCCTGCTCGGCAGCTCCGGCTGCGGCAAGTCCACGCTCCTGCGCATGCTCGCAGGGCTCGAGACGGTGACGTCCGGCCGCATTTTCGTCGACGGCGAAGACCTCGCCGCGATGCCGCCGTACAAGCGGCCGGTCAACATGATGTTCCAGTCGTATGCGCTGTTCCCGCACATGACGGTCGAATCGAATATCGCTTTCGGTCTCAAGCAGGAAGGCACGCCGAAGAACGAGATCAAGGAGCGGGTTGCCGACGTGCTCAATCTCGTGCAGATGAGCAAATACGCGCAGCGCAAACCGCATCAGCTCTCTGGCGGCCAGCAGCAGCGTGTGGCGCTGGCCCGTTCGCTCGTCAAGCGCCCCAAGCTGCTGCTGCTCGACGAGCCGATGTCCGCGCTCGACAAACAGATCCGCCAGAAAACCCAGCTCGAGCTGGTCAACATCATCGACAAGGTCGACGTGACCTGCGTGATGGTGACACACGATCAGGAAGAAGCGATGACGATGGCCGGGCGCCTCGCCGTGATGAGCGAAGGCCGCATCGTGCAGATCGGCTCGCCCAGCCAGGTGTACGAATTCCCGAATAGCCGCTTCTCGGCGGAGTTCATCGGCTCGACCAACCTGTTCGAAGGCACCGTGGTCGCGGACGAACCGGATCACATCTTCGTCGAAAGCGAAGACCTCGAATCGCAAATCTACGTGAGCCATGGCATTACCGGTCCGCTCGGCATGCCGGTCGGCATCTCGGTGCGTCCGGAACGCGTGAAGGTGTCGCTCGACAAGCCGTCGACGCCGCACAACTGGGCGCGCGGCGTAGTGTCGGACGTCGCGTACATGGGCAGCTACTCGCTGTATCACGTGCGCCTGCCGAGCGGCAAGACCGTTGTGTCGAATCTCTCCAGCTCGCATCTGATGAGCGAAGGTGCGCCGTCCTATAACGACGACGTGTTCATCTACTGGTCGCCCGCTAGCGGCGTGGTGCTGACGCAATGA
- a CDS encoding putrescine transport system permease protein: MIKPNRTLSNSVLTFGFLFLYIPIISLVVYSFNESKLVTVWSGFSLKWYGALLQDDELLNAAWLSLKIGLLTAFASVVIGTWAGFVLARFGRFRGFTLFAGMINAPLVIPEVIQGISLLLLFVALEQMLGWPKGRGLFTIWIGHVMLCVSYVAIIVQSRVKELNKSLEEAALDLGATPFKVFFLITLPLISQALMSGWLLSFTLSFDDLVLSAFLSGPGSTTLPLVVFSRVRLGLNPEMNALATIFITTVTIGVIAVNRWMQIRERKRNRDMQMAFALAEAADPLPSAPQQATARKSLDTASA, translated from the coding sequence GTGATCAAGCCTAATAGAACGCTTTCCAATAGCGTGCTGACGTTCGGGTTTCTGTTTCTGTATATCCCGATCATCAGCCTGGTGGTGTATTCGTTCAACGAGTCGAAGCTCGTGACGGTCTGGTCCGGCTTTTCGCTCAAGTGGTATGGCGCCCTGCTGCAGGACGACGAACTGCTCAATGCCGCATGGCTGTCGCTGAAAATCGGTCTGCTGACCGCGTTTGCCTCCGTCGTGATCGGTACGTGGGCCGGCTTCGTGCTGGCCCGCTTCGGACGCTTTCGCGGCTTCACGCTGTTCGCCGGCATGATCAACGCGCCGCTCGTGATTCCTGAAGTGATCCAGGGCATCTCGCTGCTGCTGCTGTTCGTCGCGCTTGAACAGATGCTCGGCTGGCCGAAGGGCCGGGGCCTCTTCACGATCTGGATCGGCCACGTGATGCTGTGCGTGTCGTACGTGGCGATCATCGTGCAATCACGCGTGAAGGAGCTCAACAAGTCGCTCGAAGAAGCCGCGCTCGATCTCGGCGCCACGCCCTTCAAGGTGTTCTTCCTGATCACGCTGCCGCTGATCTCGCAGGCACTCATGTCCGGCTGGCTGTTGTCGTTCACGCTGTCTTTCGACGACCTCGTGCTCTCCGCGTTCCTGTCCGGTCCCGGCTCCACCACCCTGCCGCTCGTCGTGTTCTCGCGGGTGCGCCTCGGTCTGAATCCGGAAATGAATGCGCTCGCCACGATCTTCATCACCACGGTGACGATCGGCGTGATCGCCGTCAACCGCTGGATGCAGATACGCGAACGCAAGCGTAACCGCGATATGCAGATGGCTTTCGCCCTTGCCGAAGCTGCCGACCCTTTGCCGTCAGCACCCCAACAAGCCACCGCACGGAAATCGCTCGATACGGCGAGCGCATAA
- a CDS encoding putrescine transport system permease protein has protein sequence MSNPTTSPAALGAPSGSRLLGSLKKRLSALVPSGRTTVIGVPFLWLFVFFALPFVLVLKISFADLRLGIPPYTDLVSVKDGMVHFAMQLGHYAFLLQDDLYVATYISSLKMAAISTFFCLMIGYPIAYYIARSEPAKRNLLMMGVMLPFWTSFLIRVYAWIGILKDDGLLNHTLMAIGMIHSPLRLYHTDIGVYIGMVYSYLPFMVMPLYAHLVKMDLTLLEAAYDLGCKPWTAFTRITLPLSKNGIIAGSLLVFIPAVGEYVIPELLGGADTLMIGRVMWDEFFNDMDWPMASAVTVAMVLLLLVPMAVFQYYQVKELEGAK, from the coding sequence ATGAGCAATCCCACTACCTCCCCCGCGGCGCTCGGCGCGCCGTCCGGCAGCCGGTTGCTCGGCTCGCTGAAAAAACGCCTCTCGGCACTGGTACCATCGGGCCGCACGACCGTGATCGGCGTGCCGTTTCTGTGGCTCTTCGTGTTCTTCGCGTTGCCGTTCGTGCTGGTGCTGAAGATCAGCTTCGCCGATCTGCGCCTGGGCATTCCGCCGTACACGGATCTCGTGTCGGTCAAGGACGGCATGGTGCACTTCGCCATGCAGCTCGGTCACTACGCGTTCCTGCTGCAAGACGATCTGTACGTCGCCACGTACATCAGCTCGCTGAAGATGGCGGCGATCTCGACCTTCTTCTGCCTGATGATCGGCTATCCGATTGCGTACTACATCGCGCGCTCGGAACCGGCAAAGCGCAACCTGCTGATGATGGGCGTGATGTTGCCGTTCTGGACGTCGTTCCTGATCCGCGTCTATGCATGGATCGGCATCCTGAAGGATGACGGCCTGCTCAATCACACGCTGATGGCCATCGGCATGATTCATTCGCCGTTGCGCCTCTACCACACGGATATTGGCGTCTATATCGGCATGGTCTATTCGTACCTGCCGTTCATGGTGATGCCGCTCTACGCCCACCTGGTGAAGATGGATCTGACGCTGCTCGAAGCGGCCTACGACCTCGGTTGCAAACCGTGGACCGCGTTCACGCGCATCACCTTGCCGCTGTCGAAGAACGGGATTATCGCCGGCAGTCTGCTGGTGTTCATTCCGGCGGTCGGCGAGTACGTGATTCCTGAACTGCTCGGCGGCGCCGACACCCTGATGATCGGCCGCGTGATGTGGGATGAATTCTTCAACGATATGGACTGGCCGATGGCATCCGCTGTCACCGTCGCCATGGTTCTACTGCTGCTCGTGCCGATGGCCGTGTTCCAGTACTACCAGGTCAAGGAACTGGAGGGCGCAAAGTGA